Genomic window (Phragmites australis chromosome 5, lpPhrAust1.1, whole genome shotgun sequence):
gaagagattctccaccATTTAGACTTCTCTAACTATGAATATAGCATAGTTTGAGGGGAGCTATTAAGGTTTCTGAAATTCCTAATAAAGCACTTAACGATGAGCCTCAGTAGTCCCAACTCCTATAAAGTCTATAAACGATAATGATGAATAAAACTTAATAGAAACTCCCGACAAAGCCAAAATGGTAGGCTATAAATGGGTCTAAAAACAAATCATGACTCGATGGGAAAACATCAAAAGGTTCGAAGCAAAGCTAAAAAAGAATAGATTGACAATAATAGAGGTCAACTAATGATTCTTTTAATTTTGCTTCAAatcatcactactatagaaatcaTCACTACTATGCAAGTCGTATCACGGACGGTTCCAAACTAGACTGTTTGAAAAAATAATGAGAGTAGTTTTCACGAAGTGGAATGCtttagtacagatggtttcaTTTAGGAAATGTCTGTACTAATAATATAGACGGTTCCCAAATGAGATCGTTTATACAAATGACACAGTACAGACGACTCCAATAGGAACTGTCTCAGCTGGAGCTGTCCCGCTTTGCACTGCACTTTGACACAGACGCGTGGTTACCAAACTCATCTGTTAAATCTCATCTGTGATGACTGAGTTCATGTGTTAGATCTCTGATAGTCAAAACCCTAAGCCATCTCATCCTCTCTTTTCTCctctattctctctctctctctctctctctctctctctctctctctctctctctctctctctctcattctcttcCTACTGCACCGCCTCCCCCCTCCCCACCCCGTCGTTGCATCCCCACCTATGCCAGCTTCGAGCTTCAAGCTCCTGCTCACCGGGCGAGTGGATTTGGCTACCTCTGTCCTCACCCAACACCCATCGCCACCTCTACACAGCCCTCCTGAGATCTAGCACCCACGGCCACTCACAGCACAGCAGGAGATGACGATGGTGGGGTGAGCTCGAGCACCCGCGAAATCCATGGAGGTACAACCTACTCCACACTACTACCAGATGGGGCGGCGATGGTGGGATCTAGGCGCTGAGTGGCGGTGGCCAGATCGTTGCAGGAGAAGGCATCGGAGTGGAGTGGGCGACCCCAGTGAGGAGTTTCCACACCTCGACGGCTGGCATGCCACCCTAACCAGGTACGGTTGTAACCTGTCCACTCATTTCCCCTCGGTCCTCCCCCATCCGTGACTGCCTCTTTAATTCCTCGCTCTACAACGATGGAGGAGTTTAGGAAGGTGGTGTTTGGGGCTGGGTCACTGACAAGGAGGATTTAGAGCATGACTTATTTTCCTTATTAATACCTTTGTGACTTTGAAGGATTGGATACAAAAAGGAAAGTTCCTTAAGCTTCTAGACTTGCTTAAAATTGTTGAGGCCTCCAATCTCCAGTCTCATATATTTCAAGAGATCTGAATTTTATTGAGCACACAAGCAATATTGGTTGGAAAGAgtaacactactatagaacaggTCATAAGTAGCGCATCATCAGTATCGGTTTGAGTGTAACTGATATTGTTGATGTATTAtgctggttcttaaactcctgCGTGCGAACTACGATTGAGGTTCcaagaactagcactgatagccACGTTGactcgtcgcctcctcctcctcatcgtgcGTCAGCCcactgccacctcctcctcctcgtcgcacgctgaccgccgcctcctcgtcatTGTTGCGCgccgaccgccacctcctcgtcctcgtcgtgcATCGGCCCGctacctcctcctcgtcctcatgtGCGCTggcccaccaccgcctcctcgtcACCTAATTGATGTCCCATGGCGAGCAGCAGtggcagtggaggtggagggcgtaGATCTAGGCAGCATGGTGGCAGCTGCTCCATCTTATCTGGCCGCCCGGGTCTGGGTGACCACCCTCGTACTCTCGGCCTCTAAATCCTCAATGGCATATCCCCTTCCTACCCGGAAGCATCACGAAATACTtgggttagttctcaaattcaagttagcaaattgtaattagcaattttagttagccaatttaggtcatgaaattagatatatattttagttcaaaatatgttggcttattattagataTGTATCACTCTATCAGTGTTCtagatgttaccatcacttccCAATGAGTAACTAGTTTGTTACTTCCTTGTTTtgcaattgatgacttgacataattgcgagattatccacatgtgcCGATTGATATGACATTGGCGTTTTTTTCTCTGAGCATGTAGACGTACCTGTGACTTGTCTTAGGTACATCTGCATGCTCAAAGATGAAAATccctttgctataaattataagaaggttagttaatattgcagtttgcagttaacaaatttagaaactaacaTGCCGATCGATGTAGATAATTCCATATCTACAATGGCTACATGACATTATTGCGgaccttggtggcacaccacctgtGATGATGATCATACTgactgataacaataaaatgaagatcactatctcttttgcATTGCTTTTCCTAAAGAAGGATGTATCACTTTAACAGCTTCAAGCTCCGAAATAGACCAAAGACTTATGGTTAAAAGATCTGTTATTTATGTGTGTCTACAATCGGTTAACCTGCAACTTGGATACATGTTTTCGGActacagctatttcaaattgaacgCGCTTGAATAGAATGATgatgtgcttgcaatgactcctagGCTCTCACAGTTACATGCAGCTGAAACGGTTTGTGACATGAACCTGtagtttgtagctaggattatttcaataatattaaaattttcccctatattgttgctctttgtctataggatttttactggaacactcGGATACGGATGGTTcgtagcttgacttcaatcttacgtCTTCTTGCCCAGCAGTGGGGGTATACATTACTTGGTCCTCAATGCAGGAAGGTCCGGGAAGGAAAGTACCAGTTAAACCTTAAGTTTCAGCGTGATAGTAACAATTTCGTTATTTATGAAAGTCCAATGGAACTTCTGTttgaagcaacagctagtgcgctcatttatgcactgaatcattttgatgtaatatttggagttgaaattttagatattaactatgcatgtaatgatatttgatgtaattttagaaatgtctgtagtttgaattaatgtattaagtgtttatcgtgaCTTAAACATTAGAATAATgaatgcatgtgcatgtgatgcatttttgattgtgcaattttttttactgctgagatctatcagtgccagttctattTTAGAACAAACACTAATAAtcagtatcaatgccggttcctAACAGGAAACTGATACTGATAATTCACTGACTATCAGtcccgagtaatcagtgtcggttcaaaacccgccactgatgacgattttgaaccgacactgatgaggtattctgtagtagtgtaagcATACTCATTCTTTCTTGTTCATTTGTCATTCTTAATTCTTAACCTGATTTTTGTTCTTTATTGTGATTCTTGGCCTCTTGGGTTGCATGTAGGTATTGTTTATCCAGCATTGTAGGTCCCAAATAAAACTGAGGTTGTAACAGCAAAGGAGAAAAGGAGTATAACATtggctttcaaaatatttgtagGTATTGTTTGATGTCTATACTGAATCTTCGTTTGACTGATCAAATGGTCGTTTCTAATGCCCTGCAATTGAGCACGGCACAGATTACAGATCTGTTGCTTCTCCTTGAAGAATACAGACCTACGCCACCTTTCAGCATCTGGCGCTGAGGATCCAGGATTCTCTTTGAAGATGCAAATCCTCTTCCTAGTGGTTATGAAaacggaggaggaagaagaccccCATGAGCTAACTGTAATTATACTTATGTTTGAGGGTTTTTCTATAAAAGTGGTTGTACCAACTTTTGtactaataatttttattttgtcacaattttattttttggtatttttttattagtacACATAGTTCTAAACTGGAACCGTCTCTATAAATGATAATTACACACGGTTCaagtttagaaccgtctgtactaatcaTTTGCACATATAGTTCTAAAACCGTTTGTACAAATCTAATTTGTGCACACTattttttacagacggtttaAAAAGTGTCCTGCATGGGGTTTCTGAACCGTTTGTACAAATTGTTTCTCTAGTAGTGCATAAGGAAATTGACAACTATATTTAAGTAAAGTTTACAAGggaaaaattcaccatcttagtcaTAAGAATGATCTCGGTGGATCTTCTTATGTCCTTTATAATGATATTTACCGAGATAGGTCCTAAGGaatacattgacagagtactaaagaaatacaatatgcataagtgtcATGTCTCACCTGCTTCTATTGTAAAAGGTAATAAGTTTGGGATATTTTAATATGCAATGTCCGATGAACCTTATTCTTCGGTTGTCAGAAGCTTACGCACCCTGAGTTTCGTTTTTATAACCAGGATGCTTGGTAGATATCAGTCAAATTTAGGACTGGACCACTAGAAAGATGTTAAGAAAGTTATTCGCtgtttgcaaggcactaagtaCTACATGCTCATGTTTAAGAATTTATTTGCGAGGtatgtggatactaagaaatccatgACATGTTATATCATCACCCTCGTCAGTGGAGTTATCTCTTGGAGAAGCTCCAAATAGATACTTACGGCACCGTCATTCATGCAAACGAAGttttgtagcatgttatgaggctactgGGAAGTTGTATGACTAAAGAATTTATGTTATCCTGAAATTAAGAATGTAAGACAATGTTACAAAATCACTTATGTTATACTCAGTTTCGGATTTGTTACGAAATCACTTGTGAAAGgtagaatccaggatcaaactatcagtgtcaagcatataGGTATTAAGTTAATGCTTACGGATCcactcactaaaggcttaccaccctatatttttataatcatgttgctagcatggggttattggaaagcctatgaCTCTAGATTAAGAGGACCATCaagcaaaccaactcccattaagcATAACGAATTTTCATTTTGAGATGGAGTGGTATACTATAAGTATTTGGGTTTCAGTGGTGTCTTATTAGCCGTTGTAACACTTTTCCTTGGTGTGCTATTTCATTGAGAGTGGACTTATAATGTTTGCCTTACGATCAACGGGGAGAATATTGAAATTGACCTCCGCTACATAATGAACACCCTAACATTTTCTTAAATGAATGCCGAGAGAAATTGAGAAACCCTAATGAAATAACcttaaaaaaattctccaaTCCCCCAATCTGGGaccctaatctccaaatctGAAGCAACATAATAAAATTCCCCAAATTTGCAAACACCGGAACCCTAAAATAAAGGAGGGAGGCATTTAATTAGTGAAAACAAGCATTTATCATTTAAATAACATCTATTTTGTAGGATGAAACAATATATGGCCCTGAACTAACCCTTTTCgaatattctattttttttcttactttACATTAGTATTGGCTTGTTCCGTTAGTTTCCAAAACCCTATTCTAAATAGCAAGTTCTTTTGAACATCTACtacattgaaaaaaaatagataattttccaagaaagaaaagcaaaacaTTCTAGCCTACTTTTTTTTGACTAgacattttgaattttttacaTATATAAATGCATGACTCCAATATTGGTTGAAGTTAAGTATTGTTTCTAGAATATATTTTCTAGTATTATAAATTTTGTATGGCatcttgaaagtgcatctaagccctctaagtgggttttgacttattgatgacaaaacgattaagggactaatatgtttattgaagctatgaacaggttttagtctcatttGTGAAGACACACGACGTTGACGTCCCTcgaaaataaaagagaagcggtttgtagcactcaataggatttaatttgttttatttttgaaattgagtctaggataaccgtactatcaagagggatgcaattgttagctttgatggtgtctcaatgctcaaagtaacctattagaaccaatagttgagagacacattcacccatgGACACTGAGAAAAATACGCAGAATGtgctgagtccggagtctctggtgttcaccggatactccggtactcagtgttttaggccggagtctccgagagagactccacTAGAGATTCTCGGTTCCGAATTATTTTtagttgtccggagtctccggtgtttaccggatacttcggtagttggtgaattttggccggagtctccgagaaagtctcCGGTAGAGAGCCTTGGTTAAGcctttatttttaaaaaagaccgaccggagtctccggtgttcaccggatactccgggtagatGAAGTTTTGGCCGAAGTCTCTGAGAGACtctgccagagagtctcggttagcatttaatttaaatgactggagtctccggtgttcaccgaatactccggtatctggagaggccggagagtccggcaagtctccagACTGTTTCTTCATGGTGACTAAGCCctacccagagactccggtgttcaccggatactctgggcagttcaacagaaccgtaacggctagttctgacaccgtTCTGAGCCCATTTTGGATTTCaggtcggagactccggtgttcaccggatactccggggtaggtgagtcagaacagtaacggctagtttttgagggttaGCTATACATAAGGCTGGAAACGAGCCGAGCCAATCCTGGCTCGGCCCGGCTCGTAAAAGCTCGGTGAAGTGTAGGCTCGGCTCGGTTCGGCTCGGTTTGCGAACCGAGCTAAAATGtcagctcggctcggctcggttgcCGGCTCAAGCCGGCTCGCGAGCTTTCCAGACCATCAGGCATCAATGCATGACAGAAGCTCGAAAACACCTCACACGTAAATAGGGAACACACGATAACAACAACTATTAgatttatttatatacattcatGCATGAGTCATAAAACACAGCTCAAGCTCACACCAGGTAGTCTTAGACTTGCTGCGGCTTTGCAGTCTACACCACCACGCCCAGCTATATGCCTATATAGCTCTGCATTGCATCCATCATGAGGCCTAGCTATGAATAAGCAGGGCAGCAAATCAATGGAGCAAAAATATGTACACATGCACAGTCTACAAGTAAACAGACTGATGCTAGAGTGCTGAACTACTGAACCAGGTATGCCAACGGTCCATGGCTTGGTTTGGCTCACGAGTGGCTTGCGAGctagctcggctcggctcggttcaCAAAACGAGCCAACGGTGTGGCTCGGGCTCGGCTCGTTTGGGTAACGAACCGAGCCGAGCTGAGCCGAGCCTCCATGAGCCCGAGCTAGCTCGTGAGCCGCGAGCTTTTTGTCCAGCCCTAGCTATACATACCCCCACACCCCCTAGCATttattgcttgctgttgctacTGAGCGCCACTTTGAAAAAGCTTCCTaagagcattcaagagccctccaaacatctctagtgcctAGTTTTGCgccaaatttgagagattgtgtATCGAAGAGAAATTGAgttgttgagcattgagttcgtcatcaagcacACATctgtgatcttttctcttggagcctcgtgctcctagacggcaaggcgtcatccgtagagcacccaaccattgtggagtgccacggaaagtttgtaatcgccatcgacttgagtaagaaaatctagcttgatctttgtggtcgctaggagaggatagggttagAAAAGAcctgactctttgtgagctcctcaacggagacgtaggcatttctttgtgaggtggtcgaactccgggataaattcttgtctcctcatttgtgcaagttttactaattattgtagttttatgattttttccaAATTCTAGTATTTGTGAGAATCTTACTGCTAGCTATTATTGTTTAAGTATTTCACTCATAGTAGAACTAGTGGTATCTTTTAGACTCTAGTAAACAtgcttagattcatttgttttcgaaatcctgtataacccggatattccggactagaccggatactccggacagactggagtatccgaccttcaccagagtatccggcctCTGATTAATCCGTTgctaagttttaattttcaaaaacgcctattcacccccccccctaggcaactttaagtacattcataTCTTCCATTTCCGAACTGTTAAAtattaaattatatattttagagAAGCCCtactcttttcctttttttgcgAAATGGAAGGGATTCATTCATATATCAAGCAAAGAACATTCCCCAATTACAAGAAAACTGAGGCAACAACTCAAAAACAGAAAAGGACATGAAGGACCATTCTGCATCTTCAATCTCTGCCTCGACTTACGCTGCCACCAGCGTTGCCGAGCTGAACACCACAACGCAAGTTGATGAAGAACCTTCCAAATCGTAGACATGAGACAACAGCAAGACCCACACCAAGTTGAGCCGCAAGAGCCAACGACCAAAGTCCTCCGCCCGGTTGCATGTGGACCACTGAACGAACATAGACAGCCTTGATATGAAGCTCCGACAGGAAGACTTCAAACCGGCATCATCAACCACCGGCTTGCCGGAGTTAGAGGCCCAGTAGGCTTCTTAGATGCCGCCAAAACAAGATTCGGCGACCCGAAACACAGGCAAAACAAGGGGCTCCGAGAAAACCTCCCCAAACGCAACTTTAACAAAACAACTACCAACACAAACCTCCCAAGACAGCAGCTGGAGAGTTCAACAAAGTTGACGGCCGCGTCAGAGACGCCCTGGAGGAACAAAAGCCAACAGAACACCACGATAGGTGCCAACAGAACCCTAAACCTACATCAAATAGCCTAATCTATAGCCTAGCAACTAAAACTACCCGACTAAGGGACCCTCGCCCTAATCCCCACATTTGGCAAGCCGGAGACGGAAGGGGAGGGGGCCGATGTGGCCTGAAATTGAAGATCACCTGGAAATCGCCTCTCTGCCCTATAGCGTGAGGAAAGTTTTACCGAAGCAGTCAGACCCTGGGGAGGGGGCCGATGTGGCCTGAAATTGAAGATCACCTGGAAATCGCCTCTCTGCCCTATAGCGTGAGGAAAGTTTTACCGAAGCAGTCAGACCCTGAGGAAAGGTGTATATGGCTGCTTTAGAGAACCCCTATTCTATTCTAACTAGAAAACAATTAATGTAGTCAATTTGTGGATTTAATTTGGTTTAATTTCCTTCATTTTCCAAAGTGATGGAGCATCAATTAAACAGATCCAAAACACCTAGTTCTTTTAAAAGAAATTAGCAACCCTGCTCCTTCAGATAATTACACAAATATCCATCACACGGGCCACATTGACTATTTCGGATTTATAGGAAAACAATATGATATGCaggaaaacaacaaaatttTAACCTCAAATGCATGCAAAATTCAGGTGGGGACCTCCCAACCACACAAACACTTCTGATTTAAAGATtcctcggggggggggggggggaacaaATGCATGCAAAGAGAAAGCACGCCGGCATTGCTAGATTCACTAGATGCTGTGCTAGCTGTCCATGGTAAAACATGTTCTTGAGCAGAGAGCAGACACAATCAGGCAGGAACACACAGCGACTTCTCTACAGGTGAAGAGGACCAATAGGTCCATGAACAGAAACAAGGAGGAGAAAAACAGCAAAAACAAAAGGAGATGGAAATAGGGAAGACAAGTCTGTACCTAGAGGATCACAGAAACCTAGATACTCTAGCTTGATTCTCCATTTCTACTCACACAGTAAAAAGTACTCTAGTTAAACGACACGCGATATTGAGATCAAGGTCTGAGACGAAACCCTAGAACAAGCACAAGTGCGATGGCCACTACTGCGTGACAAGAACTTGGAAGCTGGAGCTAGCatgcctagctagctagctagaacGGAGTGACACCCAtgttggctgctgctgctgccgcggcCGCCGCTGCATAGAGACTATCCTTTAGAACCATGTCTTCGGCGCCATCCTGCAAATCAGAGCCCAGAAACAGCTACAGATATATGAGTGCTTACAAAGTACTTAACAACGAATGAGAGCAGCACAGTGTTTCCGGATGCCCTTATTTCTGTGAAGTGAGGATTAATTTCCAGCTATGCAATCACAGAGAGGTTAGGGTTTATGTGCCTTTTTCAATTACCTGAGGCTTGAAGGTCTTCTTGAGGCCTTGATCCGGCATGAGGCCGAAATGGATGTGAGGGAAATGGGCCCACTGGTTGCAAACACAAAGGAGAGGAAGCCAAAGCAAAGGCAGGTTTCGATTAGTAAAGCAGCTCGAAGCAAATACAAACAAACGCTAGCTCCTCTATATGCTGCGCCCGGTGGGGCTAAAAGCTCGCAGACCAAAGCTAGGCACAGCCGCCCTCGTCATGCATGCATCTCGCTAGCTCGCGAGCGGCCGGAGCCGGATGCCGGACACAAGCTGTCGCTGTGCTCGTGCTGACATTGTAAAGCGACAGATCAAATCAAGACACGCAGACAGCTAGCTAGCCACGAGTTACTGCTATGCGTCTGAGGAGAAGGGAAAGTTACATTCTTTGCCGCTGCGCTGAACGCCTCCCGGTGGGTGATGTCCGGGTTGCCGGCCTTGATGCGCTGAATCTCGTCCCTGTGAAGACAATCAAACAGCACATTTACCATCCAGCTAGAAGACCGGAAGCTAGAGCATGTGGAAGATGAGACAACTGGCAAGGGCACCCAAAAAAATGCATTTTTTATGCAAGAATTTGGTCGCCAAATCTTACTTGATGAACCGGTTGTACGCCGACGGGACTCTCTGCCGCTTCTCCGGAGCTGCAAAGTTAGATTTGTAGTTTTAATCAGCATGCATCTGAAGAAACATGAACGAATGGGTAAGCTTATCTAAGCTAGCTACCTACAACTATACATGCTGACTACAGTACTGCACAAGCAAGATGAGGAGCTAAGGATGGGCAACCCTGCCACAATAAGAGACATGATTGTATGTCTTGTTATCCATCGAACCCGATAAGGCCCCCAATGATTTCTCTCAATTTGGCTTTATTTTTGACACTACAGTGGGGTGTTCATCAGGTTTTAAGCATTAAAGTAACACTGTTCCAGTAGACTGCATGAACACTATTGAGGCGAGCTGATGTGCCCTCCTCTTGTTCGAAATTCCTGCCCAATAACTAACCTCACAAAGAACTGTAAATCAACAAGGGAATGTACGGAAAACTTGAGCGGGGAGAAGAGGCGATTGGGCGGCCTGCTCCCAGGAACAGTGTGGTGCACGGCTTCCCGAGTTCACCCCCAGAACACGCTGTTTGCTTTGACTAGTAATGCAGAAGTACCAACTACCAACATATTAAAGGAGAACACTAATCCAATGAGAAAAGAACAAGTCCTTACGCCTGTTCACCGACGGGGCGCTCTTGGGCAGCTCCGGCTCCTGCGGCACGGGCTTCGCCGCCGGCATCAGCACGGCCGGCACGTTGCTGGCGCAGCTGCTGTTGCCGCGGCCCGTGATGCCGCTCAGGTTGGCGCTCGTCGCCTGGTCCAGAAATAGGCTCGGCGTCTGGATCGCGAATTCGTCCTGCGCGAACAGCAAGTAGATGCTCACTGATCTTAGCAGAACCCTTGAGTACTAAACAAGCTAAGCTAGCTAGGGATGTAACCCGTAACCGTAACATTAGGTAAAATTATGGGTGTGGGTGATTTTCCATACCAAGAGGCCATGGGGGGATGTGGGGGAAAGCAAGGAGTGGCCGAAGTTGAGCTGgttggccggcggcggcgcgggtggAAGAAGGAGGCCGCGGAGGTTGACGGAGAGCAGGTTGGCGCAGTGGCCGCAGCGCACCGTCACCGTCTTGAACAGGCTGCTGCACGGCACGCCGACCTGCGCGCAGCCGGAGAGATCAACACAGAATAACAAACGTCACGAAGCGgaacaaagaagaagaatatgcTGAAGTAAACAACAAATTAAAGAGGTTGGAACTGGAAGAGCGCGCTGTCTGTAGCTAGGTTGAGCGCGCGCGCGGCGCTACCGCACGTACGGCGAGGATGGTGTCGCAGCAGTTGCAGTGCACGTAGCAGAGCTGCTCGGTGGGGGACGGCGCGAGGTGGTCCAGCGTGAAGGCggccgacgaggaggacgaggacgacaTCATGATTTCTACCGAATGTAGCAGCTTCCACCTGACGCGCCGAGGCTGTCGATCAACGAGGAGTCAAACAGTATATGTATGTGTGGCTCCTCCTCACCTTGCTTGATCTAGCTAGGGTAAGGAGCGGATCGAAGGAAGCTAGCTTTGTGGAGCGAGAGACCGAGGAAGCTTGGAAGCGAGGGAGCGGTGTGGAAATGGGAATTTTATACGACTAGCAGGAGAGGAGGCAGGAGCCAGGGATATCCTTTTGGTCTCCTTTGATTTGATGAGTGATTTGATGGGTAGCTAGCTGCCTGGGCTGGCTAACTTGCGATTTGATGGACCTGCCCGATTCGAGAAAGCCTCGGATCTGTCGTTGTTCCTGATTTGAAAGCCGAAACAA
Coding sequences:
- the LOC133919410 gene encoding protein YABBY 4, which encodes MMSSSSSSSAAFTLDHLAPSPTEQLCYVHCNCCDTILAVGVPCSSLFKTVTVRCGHCANLLSVNLRGLLLPPAPPPANQLNFGHSLLSPTSPHGLLDEFAIQTPSLFLDQATSANLSGITGRGNSSCASNVPAVLMPAAKPVPQEPELPKSAPSVNRPPEKRQRVPSAYNRFIKDEIQRIKAGNPDITHREAFSAAAKNWAHFPHIHFGLMPDQGLKKTFKPQDGAEDMVLKDSLYAAAAAAAAAANMGVTPF